The sequence below is a genomic window from Apodemus sylvaticus chromosome 6, mApoSyl1.1, whole genome shotgun sequence.
TCAGAAatggaaattaagaaaaagacaaaaacccaTAGCGACAAGGAAATAATACTGGTTTCGCGTTGCTAATTTTAGTGCTTTAGTTCAGTAAGAAGTAGGTGTGTGCAAATCTGATCAACTTTGCTACCCCAAGAACTAAGGGATGGAGAGGCGGTGAGCCCTGCTGAATGCCAAGCTGTAATAATATTAGAGCTGTCCTTTAAATAGCTGGCTGTCTCTGCCAGTAGCTGGTTTATTTGAGGTTTTCACGTCTTTGTTTATATTAGTCCCCCAACTCCCTCCTAGGTGCCCCTAGAGTTAAACAAACAAGTATTTACCACCAAGTTAATTCTGAGTCTTAAAAATAGAGACCAAACTTTAAAGTTCTTAAAATTTTtcaatcatatttatttattgcagaaaaatatacaaaagataTGTACAAAACAGTCATAAAAATATGAATGCATTTAGACAccggatctatttgcattttacCATGGgtcatcaataaataaatagaatgttgtcttttgtattttatgtttttcttttccttcagagGAAGTATGCTTTTTTTAAGGAATTCACTGACTATGATTTTGCAGGCCAGTTTGATCCCAGCGTTTTTATTTCTAAAGGTGTTGTTAAAATTCCTCTGATTGTTACCATTTTAAAATGGAGAAAGTCCACAACGATGCCTTTCCTGTCAGTGGCTGATTGGCAAGACCTCTTGAGAATGCatgcatgaaaaataaaaataaaacattcttcgTCAAAGGGGGGGGGCACAAACGAGTGTTCAGACTTCTATCAGAATGCAGAGGTGTGAGGGCGGTGCCGTTGCCCCTCTGGGAATCTCTGTCCACAGGCCTGTCTcgctttctcttttaaaagtgTGCCCCACGCCCTGATTCTTGTGAATTTGGTCTCTGCTCTTCtaatttccaagaaaatctttgtcatatagatttatttttagttatccAGCTCCAGACTCTCTAGactgtccattttctccttctctggAAACAATGACATCTGCAAAAACCCAGAGGGGGAAAGTTGGTTATTCAGTACGTCTCTGTGGCTGTTTCCTAAGACCGCTAAGCCCTGTTATCACTACCAGCGAGAATTTTCGCTCAGCAACCTGGAAGGATTTCAGCCCAAGGGCAAGAGGAAGTGGGTGGGCGGAAAGGAGGGGGTGGAATTTGGAAACATTTGTTTTAAGAAGggaattttaaagaagaaagaaagggggctGGGGGATGGCGTTTTGGGCACAAGGCCCCTACTCTTGGCTTTCTCAGTCTTCCGTCACGTACACTCCCGCGCGCACGCACGCatacacctctcctgggcacattCGGTCTCCCCGACCCCCGGACCTGTTTCCCTTGTGGGGACTGAACTGCTTGCCAGGGACACGGGTGGAATGAGGTGGCGGCGCCTGGCTAGGTGGAGGGCAGCAAAAAGAGTTGGGGGAACACCCAGCACGGCGGCGAAGTGACCCCGGGACCCGCGGCCAGGCCCGATCGATCTCTGGAGCCGGTCCTTACCTAGGTCTCCGGCCTGCCGAGGGGGTGGGGAGCTCCGCCTGCTAGTGGGACGCGGACATGGACCAGGCCCCCTCCATCCTCCAGACCGAGAAGGCGTAGCTGAGCCGCTCATGGGCCACATAGCTGCAGCTTGCCATCTTGGAGTCCAGCTCGTCGCTCTGCAGGACCTGGTACAGGAAGTCGATGTACCTGGCCGCCAGTTTGAGGGTCTGAATCTTGCTCAGCTTGTCCGAGGGCAGCGTGGGGATGATCTTGCGCAGGGCGGCGAACGCCTCGTTCAGCGACTGCGTGCGCTGGCGCTCCCGCACGTTGGCCATGACCCGCTGTGTCTGCAGCTCCTCGTACGACTGCGGGCTCCCGCccccgctgctgctgccgccaccgccgcctccgcccgcgccgccgccgcctccgcccgCAGACTTCTTGCCGCGCTTGCCCTGGGCCGGGCTGCCCGGCTCGTCGCCGCCTCCGATGCCCCCGCCCGTGGCGCCGCCGGGCCCCGCGCTGCCGCCCGCACTGCGCCGACTGCTGCGTCTCTTGCGAGCCCCGCGCTTGCCGCTCGCCGGCTGCTGCCGGTCCGGCTCCTCCTCGCTGTTGCTCAGGCTGTCGTCGGCCGGCGAGACTGGCGAGCTGGACACGTCCTGCATCATCTCGCGGGCGGCGATGTGCGGCCTCGCGGAGCCGggacgggggagggaagagcagaGGAGCGGGGCGCCCTAGCCCGCCAGCTTCCCCGCGCTCGGCGCCGGCCCGGGCTGTGCGGCCCGGAGGACGCAGGGAggcgggatgggggtggggggacctcCGCGGGGAGGGCGCTGGAGGCGGGGAGGGAGGCGGGCGGGGGAGGGGACGGTGTGGAGGGCCCCGAGGTCCAAAAAGAAGGCGCCCGACGGCCGCACGCGCGCCCCGTTCGGGCCTGGCGTAGCCGGTGCCGGTGCTGGCGAGCCCGCGAGGTGTCTGAGAGTTGGGCGCGGGCTGCGGGCTTGGCGGCTCTTATACCTCCGTGCGGGCGGAAAGTTTGGGGGCAGCGGTGTCATTGGCCTGACGTGGGGAGGAGGGACTTTTCGAAGTTTTATAGGAAAGTTTCCTCTTTCCAGCTTCCCCCTCCCCCggcccgccccccacccccccttacTCAGGGTCTAACAATTCGTCCTGCGAACCATTCAAAACCAACCTGGCCCGAGCAGCCAGCCCCTGCTCccgcctctcctctccctccctcccccccagctcTCCCCCTCCGCTTAGTGGAGGACGCGGGGCGATTTCCTTCCGCGCCGGAGCGCGCGCCCAGCGCCCCCGCACCCGAGCACAGCACCGCTAACTGGACTGTCCGGGTCGCTGTTGcagtcccccctcccttcccccaagtGACTGTGACAGCAGCAGTGGCAAGCGACTTCGACGCACTGGGTGATGTCTCATCCCGCCCGGGATCCCTCGGAGTCCTCCGGGCCCGTTGGGGGTGCCTCGTCCGGGGCTGAGAGGCAAGAAAAGTTTCAGCAACCGAGTCCTTCTAATGGTCAGGTAGAGGAAACCTTTAGTCCCCAGGGATTCCCCGCCGCTGCCTGGCCCTGTGGTCCAGGGCGGTTCTCAGGACGTGGCCACATCGTGGGCGCTGTGGATCTGCGCCCCAGCCTGCCGTGTCACCCCTCCCGGAGAAACGTCTGGGCTCTCCTTTCCTACTATGGTGACCCAATCTAAAGTTTCCCGGCTCTCAGAAGACTGCGCCTGTAGAGGTGCTGGAAGGAGACCGGAGTTCATTCttttatggagaaaaaaaaaaaaaaaagccttgttcTTATGAAGGGAGCTGGCGAGATAGAGCAGCCCTGGTGAGCCAGGCTGCCAGTCCTAGGTGCAGGAGGACCTTGAGACCATTTCATTCCCGCTACCCCTCAAATTAAGCCCTGTGTTGTAACCTTGGGTAGTCCATAAATTTAAGGTGGGGGATCAGTGTTCCTGTCTTCCTAGAAGATCTTGTGGGTAGTTATGCTCCCGGTGCCTCAAATGCACTCAGCCATGTTGGTGATTGCAAGCGTTTCTACCAAATACCTTGAAAACCCAAGAGCTTTAAAGAGGAATCTGGAAAAGTGGAAGCAGAGAGGTTAATGAGCAAGGGGAGTGGCTGTGGAAGCCAGTGTTTGCagggcttcttcttcttttttttttttaagaaattatatattttatttatttctactttttaaataggATGAGGGTTTAGGGAGCCCGCTCAAGGTGATCTCTTACTCGGAAAGGCAATTCTGGGTCCGGAGGAAGTAACCAGAGTTCAGGGGCAGAGTTTGCGAGCGTGGAGGTGAGCGCCTCGCCTCGAACTTCTGCCGGTTCACAGGCTGAGGACCTTGCTCTAGCTCCCACTCCCCAGTCCCCGGGCCAATCCCCCCCTGGGGGAACTGCCAGCTCAGCAAGTCCCCCTTTCTGTGTCGGACCAAAGGTCGCGGCCACTGACTTCCtgagaagctggaggcaggagccccCGCGAAGCAGGGCAGGCCACGTGGCTACGTCCTGCTGAAGCTCCCAGCTGGGTCCCGGAAACTCTGGGGTGTGGAATGCCTGAGGCTAGTCCGAGGGCTCAGCCTTTGTGAGGAAAGCTCTCTTCGGAGACCCGTAAACCCCACTGTGCTTTCATCCGAGTAGAGACCCCCGCCCCCCTGGGGTTGTCCTGCACCATTTTTTTACTGATATCTAGAGACAATGACCACAGTGTGCCAACTGGCCTGCCTCGCCCGCCGCTGCCATATTTTAAGATGACAGCCTGGCTGAAAACCAGATTCTACTTGACCTCCACTTAATTTTAATAGCTCGTAGCcaattcttctcaaaataaagCCACTCCCGCACCCTTGTATTTGCATTTTTCACCGACAAGAATTTATCTCTTGGAAGCAAAACGCGGCAGAAATTGTGCTGCATCCTCTTACCAAGTGTTCTCTTTTCCAAATATGAAATTCAGAATTCAAAATGCAATAGTGTTTTAGAAAGTGACTGCGGAAATCTCTCCCTTTATTAATATCAGTCTCAAAAATACTAGCTTTTTTAGCTGAgtgttaaaaataattcaaagacaACGAATGACAGGAATCTTTTCTTCCTTGGGAGACAAGGCTAAGGAAGACGAGGAGGGGATCAGGAGGTGTactccagagagggaaatggtTGAGATGGAAGAGTTGTAGCAAGTGAGAGAAATACTACACCTCTGCCCTGGTAAAATCCTTAGCAAGTGCACCTTTCTCAAGAATTCCAATCTGCAGGCTAGCCTTGGCTCCTCACTGACAGAAGCCTGAGGCCTCTGTCCTTATCATAGTGTTGGAtcccccctccgccccccccccactgggCTGAGCAAAACTCCTGAAACCAAAATGCTCAGAAGAAGAGAGTTTAAAATGAATGGCCCAGGCCATCTCTGACTTTGAATCTTTCAAACAGGGTCACAAGAAATGTACTTAAGTTTTGAGTAGAAATTCCTTCTGAACTCATTCTGAGGCACGTAAGATGAAAGTACTATTTAAGTGGGGCTAGAACTTACGTGAGCACTGTGAGCAGAAAGTGGTGTCTCTTGCCACGTGAACTCTCAGCGATATCTAGGACTAATGCTGTGCAAACCCTGACAAACTGAGGTGCACTAACCACTCTGCTGGAGTCAACGTcttgtcacttttttttcttaatgattttCTTTCCCGGTAAGGATGGATGGTGAGCCCCTTGTGTGTCCACAAGTCTGATATTTTGTATATCATTTTGATCTGCTAAGTAAAACAGTTTTATGACTTTCCCTTTAAGACTTCTGTCAATCTGATATCTTCCTTTGGAAATGTTAGGTTAATAAGGATCTAGCTTActttatctatttaaaaaaagatcctCCTAAAGGTTCgctgaaaacaataacaaaaaaaaaatgccttgcaCTGGCAGAATTCACAAAGGAGCTTTGATTTCAGGCTGCAAACTTGGCACACTTGCAGTTCTTCCtgagcaggggagagggagagagagagagagagagagagagagagagagagagagagagagagagagagagagagaaattaatataaatacatagatacacacacatatatactagaCTTCATCCAGTTTTGAACATTCTACAGGAATTTCCAAGTTTGATATTTCAAGGACATAATTTTTGCTAAAGCATCATATGAAGTCTGCATCAGCACCAGTGATATCCATCACACCTGTTTTGCAGATAGCCTTAGTGATATTTGAGCGTCTTGGTCCTGTTGGTGTTATTGTGGTTCATGaattaacacattttatttttatcttcctgAATTTCTATAATAATGCAGAGCTAAAGTTAAAACAACTTGAAACTTTCAATCAAGGTGAAagattaaaaagcaaaagaaacaaaggacCACCTCAGACAAGCaaatgaaatgcaaatcacaTCGAAGTTAATCATTAGAATATCTGACATTTGAAATGAGGGTTGGATTAAGGCTtgtagagtacacatggagggacccatggcttggctccagctgcatatgtagcagaggctggccttagctggcatcagtgggaggggggcccttggtcctgtgaagacttgatgccccagcttAGGGGAGTGCTAGggtagtgaggcaggagtgggtaggcgggtgaacaccctcatagaagtaggggggaGAAaaggtgggatagggggttttttggaggggaaaccagaaaggggaataacgtttgaaatataaataaataaaataaccaataaaaaacttaaaaaacaacaacaacaacaaaacaaacccaagctTGTGTTCCCGGAAGGAAGAGCAAGACCCAGGCAAATGAATACACAGTCTTCCATTTTTCTCTTGatcttattttcttgttttcatgCTTATGGTAAGTGCAGTTTGGAGAGTTGGAATCACAACTCACCTCTAGTTGACATGACAACTCTACCCAGTTACCTTTTGAGTTGCTCTGATAACTGAAGAAATAATCCTATGGAATACAGAATTCTTAAGGACATTTTACCATAATTACAGTCGTCCCGCTGTGTACTATTTAAATATCTCCTTTTCAGGCATCTGATGCACAGCAGTTTCAATAGAACCTGGACAATTCAaaactgctgttttgtttttgattacaTATAGCTttcatctctcttttctctggGAGTATCCACTCCATCATCCCCcattctcccaccccacccccaaaagatgGCTGTTCCTGAAACCTTAAGCCCTGTTCTCATTGTTTGATTTGGTTCTTCCTGAAGAAAACATGTTGTTTTTGCCAGTGACCACAAGAGGACACAATTTCCTAGGAACTTTGCTTTGAAAGAAACTCAGAGAAagtaacaaaatagaaaaaaaagaagcaagcaatcCATTAATATCATTTTAGAGATGTTTTAGAGATGTCTACTTCTGCCtcagttttattaattttcaaaagCATAGACATAACATAAACTTCAGGCGTTAGGCCTTTTATCTATTTTCCCCTTATTCTGAAGCTTGGAGAAAATTTAACATTTATGGCAAATGTGAGACCTTTAATGTTATAGTTAagggaaaaatatttatatgcaacAGAGTTTGTTAAAAGGTCTTAGAAGACCTCTTCTTTTATAATCATGCCTCATAACAAAAAGTTCTAAAGAATCACATGAGCATTTCAAAAATCTTAGCTGGCTGTGTTGGTGTATGTTTAAAATCCCTAAGTGTTCAAGGGTGAGACAGTAGGATTGcttagagttcaaggctagtgcAAGATATGAGGTGCATGCTAGGCCAGCCACTAACCTACAGAGAAATACCATTGCAACACATTTTTTCTTGACTAAATTTGCAATTTTTTACATAGAAAGGcacattaaaactatttttataaacTGCCAAATACTTTTGAATCCATGTGTtaggtaaataaaaatttttgcaGCAATTATAGGATTACTTAGGTTCTTCTTTCTATAACTGTTACATCAAAACTTATTATGCACAATCTTTGGTTAATTAATTCCTCTTCCTAGCCCCTTCATTCACTGAAAAGAACCTGAGAccatatacctataattcttataTTCAGGAACTAGAGACAAGAGGTACCTTAGGAGAAAAGTGAGAACCCCAGCTTAGGTTTTATAACAGTTGATTACTTTGTAAATTGAAATAAACTCTTGTGGTTGTTTTTCTGAAAGATTTGCGTCATGTTGTTCTGATTCCATGACAGCAGGGTTTGGGGAGTCCTGAGTCACTCACTGGTAAACTCTTACTTTGCATTGTGTTTTTCTATAGATACGTCCCTCATCATATCCCCTAATACTCTGCCCTAGGTATGGGGAAATTGattaaagacttattttaaataagaaaataaaaggaaagaaagaaaagaaacacacaaagaagagaaaagcaaataaaaacaaggaagaaatggGGATGCACGGAGAATccggagagagaaggaggaagggaagctcGGAGAAGAATGGTAAATAGAAAGTCTGAAGCTTTATGTGTAGCAGCATACAGAGTACAAAAGTAGAAAAGGAGAACAAAAGGTCTAAAGAACAAGGAAGAAACTGATACACGAATATCATTGAACACCAGCATTGTGCAGATAGATTTATGTTTGTTCAAAGTCATTATTTCAAGTATTTTCCCTGTGGTAATATGCTGTGATTACTGGGCCTCAGGGCACATTTCATTTGAGGGGAACACTTTGGTCATTACTTCATTGACATGTTATTAACCATGATACAATTTCAGAAGGCTCATAGCAATCACTTAGACCCTTGGATTCTTCATTATCTTCCATTAGACCTAACTATGAAAGAACTGTGTGCTTCTTCATTAGTCAGAAGAACTCGGTAACATTGCCTTCCTACACAGAGCTTCAGCAGGTGAAGCTTGGTCCCATTCAGTCTGTTGGAGAACTTGAGACACTGTCAGGTTCTGATTCTTCTAATGGTTCATTCCAGAGACTTGAATTCTGGTTTCTGCTGGCACCAGTTCACCGCAGTATGGGTGCTGGCTCTTCTGTAACCACTGATAGCTCTAATTGTGTTAGGTACAAAAGTACCTAACATACCTAATTCTATCTAACCTATCTTAcacaatttaatttattattacaaTTTAACTAGCAAGAGTTAATCCCTAACagaacaatagaaaataaaatgtgatttatgCAGATGAGTAAGTAAAAtgttctgatatatatatatatttgcaaagGTGACCgagaaagaaggctgagcttgaagccaggcagggtggcacacgcctttaatcccagcacttgggaggcagaggcaggtggatttctgagttcaaggccagcctggtctacagagtgagctccagaaatcctgtctcaaaaaaccaaaaaggaaggcTGAGCCTGGACTGAAGTGATAAGGATGATTTGTAGATTTGTACATTTGGAAAATTCCTTGATTTACTGTCAGACCTCCCTAAGGCTTTCCCAGAAAGAAAAAGCCCAGAGAGCAAACTGAAATACAGATGACATAAGACATGACTCATTGAGTCAGTCTGAAACATACAGCCTGAAAGGGGATCTATAGCTGTGCTGCTGGCTCTTCTAGGGTAGGCTCGGGATGCAGGAAGGACTACACAATCATATGTGTggcttttcccctttcttttcgtTATCAGCCTTCCCTATTGACTGTGTGCTTGAGGGGTCCGAAGTGAAGGATGAGCACTGATGAACTGTCTAGAGCTAATGTGCTTTGAGAGACAAGGCAGCATTCTTATCAACAGCTAGGGCTTGGCACAGCCTCACAAGGCTGTGAGATCCTATCTTTCTATCTTAGTCAGGAGTCAAGTAAGACAGAACAGTTGCCACTACTGGAGAGCCTGCTTGTGACCCTGTGCTGGTGCAAGCTCACCATAAATACAGCTTTGCTATGAGCTCATGACTATTTGTTGCTCCTTggtcttcctctcccttcctgcgTGGTGCACTCGCAGCTCCCACTACGTAAGATGCTCTTCAAGCTACTTCTTCCTGGGTGAGTAATAAGACTCTGTAGCAGACATGGAGAGTCATAAGTAGTAATCAAACATTGCAGTCTCCCCGAAAGACAGTCAGCCACACTAGTCCTGAAGGATGAGCAGATACCTTACGATCCATAGCTTCTCATGGATAGGACATGAACTGAGCTGGGAGTAATGAGATACCATTCAGCACCGCATCCCTTCAGATGTCAAGTGAGATAACTGGATGATTTGAGAAATGCAGAAAACATTTCACTTGAACGATTTCACAAATATTTGTGCACATAGcaagttttatgatttttttaactctctgtttctaactctatgcCTTGTCCACATCTGGAACCTGAGAACATTTTCCTTCCTGATGATGAAGAGCTCTCTTCTAGTTGTGGACACTGCTTGTGGCCAGTTGGGCTTAATGTGCTAAACATGACTGAAATAGGCAATGAGGTAGTTTGAATGAGGACAGAAggagttccctccctccctgtggcCGTGTTTGATTTTATTACTGCTAACTTATTAATATGCTGCTGGTACTTCCTACTCTGGCACTTGCGTTTAAATGTGAAGAGTGCTTCGTGTGCTAACCCTGGGAGTCTCTCCACCATGAGTGAATTCAGTGTTGATTTGGTTTGTGGTTAACTTaatggtttgttttgttgctgttggtaTGTCCTGGGTATTGAACTGGGGGCTCATTTGTCATAGGCAAGCATTGTATTGCCACCCCTTACTCCAGCCCACACGAGTCAATGAAAGTGAGAATGATGGAAAGGTCTAAAATGCTGGAGGTGCCACACtaaaagccaagaaaaaaaaaagaggaacagcagcagcattgGACTTTGAGGGTGTTTCTCCAAGTGCCCAGGCACCATGTGTCTGACCAGGCCCTGCATCACTTTGCTTAGCAGGACTAGAACTGAAATTATTCGGTTCTGTTATGGAATTCATTCTAAATAGAGTGCAGTTAGATAGTGCGCAATTAAGAACTCagaggtcttgtcttggtgtttttatttgtgattattggAAGATATCAGAGCTTTCAGATACCCCCTATTAAATCGAGGCTGTGCTTCGATTTCACTATCAGATATGAACTAAGAGCAAAGCACCAGTCAGTGCTCCCTTCATTTTACCATAATGAGGCTGTGTAAGTGTAATTATGTTCAGGAGTAGTAATCTCTCCAGGGACTAGGAATCATATTCAGTGTAGGATGGGAAAACAAGATGTCCACAACAATGGGAAGCAGCCTCCACAGCATTTTTTCTTGCATTTGTGGAAGCATTTTCTTCCCCATTTTACGACAGCAACTTCGAAAGCACTCTTGGTCTGAGTTCTAAAGTGACTCAGTAAATACATCTGGCCATTggtcacttttattttattttattattttgtcatgAGTGACTGGAAAAGTACCATATTCTTTGTGTCTAGAAAGAGTTCACACAGAGCAAATATTAAGAAGGAGAAAGAGCTACTGTAAAGCGTGAACGATCTGTCAGTCTGCCATCTTATGTTCTTCAGAGAGAATTTATTCACAGTGTGTGAGTTGGAAAGGTGGGAGGGGTCTTTCAACTGtgcagttaaaacaaaacaaaacaaaattatactgtctgcaacaaaaaagaaaagtgaagtgACCACTTTAGAGGCTTTGGACATCAAAATAAGAGAGCAGTTTTTTAAGCACTAAAAGACCAGTTCTCTTTTCTGATTTCTCAGGAAAGTGATCACCTAAGGAGAGTCCATTCCAGACATAACATGAAGATGTCACTTCATACAAAGTTTCAGACCTGCTCCCCACTCTCTAGACGTGGTAAACCACAGTAGTGTCTTGAAACACAGGTAATACTGATGCTTCTATGACATGGGTGAGCTTGTCCTCTTGAGAACAGAGATTCAGGCTAGGAGACCATGGTTACAATGCAACCATGGTTACAAGCTTGGTGAGAAATGATCTCTCCTTGCACTTGAGTGGCAGCAGCAGATGGGTGGGGTTTCACATCTGGTTAAGTTCGAAGTATATTTTGAAGTCAGAGCCATCAGGATCCACTAAAGGGAGACAAATCAAAGGCAGGCAGCTCAGGCCTCTTGATCTAAGAAATCAGGGAGCTGGCAGCCACCGAGATGGAGAAGGCTGTGGATGGAACACATTTCAGGGAGACAGTTCCATTTCAGACATGTTAAATTTGAGTTGTCAGCTAGAAATCCAAGTGGAATTGGGCAGGCAAAGTTGGATATGTGAGTCTGAAGTTTGGGAGAGAGGTCTGGGCTAGAGAGAAATTTGGAATTCATTAGCATAGAAATAGCATTTTAAGCTATGCAACTGGGAGAGAACTATGGTGCATAAGAAGAAAAGATGAGGACTGAAAATAAAGAAGACTCGGATTACtactgcaaaaaataaaaataataattataaaaataaagcagagaagAACCAGGGGAATTAACAAAGAGATTATAGTTTTAAGCAGGATGATAGTCTTGAAAATGGAGACAATTCATTTTCCTAAGAACAAGCATGAGCAAATTGAGAAGTTATAATAGTAAAAGATATGGTGCAGAAAGGTATTCAAAGTTGGAGAAGGACAACAGAGTTCATGAACTAGGGCACTATACTGTACCCTGGGCCAAGGCAATGAAAGGAGGGTCCATAGCCATGAATGTTCTCAGAGAACCATTAAAGAGTAATGGTTTATTCTAAAGGCATCAAACAAGGAAAAGTACCTATAAGAAATGAAAATCCGGCTACTTACCTGTTCTCAGAGCAGATGCTAAACGGATGCTGTATCCCAGCCAAGAAGACACAATAGCTAATCAGTAACAAGTGTGAAAACAACAGAGTCCAACCAGTTGTTAAAAATGATACTGCATACAGAAGTAAGCAAGACATCTTTGGGAAgaagattataaaatatttagttaTGATTATCCTCTTCTTCAAAAGACCCAGGTTTGTTTTCCAGAACCCATATGGTTGCTCTCAACTGCTTATAACTTGAGTTTTGTGAGATTTGATATACTCTGTCAACCTTTTTGGGCCCCTGCCCAGTTgatacacacatacctatatgcaggcacacatacatatagatagaataaatatttggggagagagagatgactcagcagttaggagcacttgttacACTTGCAGAGAACACAGACTGAATGCAGATGAGCACCCAAGTGACatctcacatccatctgtaattgCAATATCAGGGAATATGATGGCCTCTTATGAACTTCATGAGCACCATACATGCTCGTGGCAcctagacatatatgcaggcaaaacacttaaaatgaaacatatacacttaaaaaatgaaaacataaaataggAAAATGATCCCATTCACAAAACTGTCAAAATAGAAAGACAGATAAGCCTGACCCAGGAGATGAAAGACCTATACTACAAAAACGTTGAAAGGCTGAAGAACGTGGACCCCAAGAAGTCTTTGCACTCACAGATTGTCAGAATTAATACTATGAAAACACCTGTACTGCCAAGACCTCTTTTCATCTTCATCATAATTTCTATCAAGTTTTTGGTGGCATagatcacagag
It includes:
- the Twist1 gene encoding twist-related protein 1; amino-acid sequence: MMQDVSSSPVSPADDSLSNSEEEPDRQQPASGKRGARKRRSSRRSAGGSAGPGGATGGGIGGGDEPGSPAQGKRGKKSAGGGGGGAGGGGGGGSSSGGGSPQSYEELQTQRVMANVRERQRTQSLNEAFAALRKIIPTLPSDKLSKIQTLKLAARYIDFLYQVLQSDELDSKMASCSYVAHERLSYAFSVWRMEGAWSMSASH